The proteins below come from a single Metarhizium brunneum chromosome 1, complete sequence genomic window:
- the EAPA_1 gene encoding Endothiapepsin, giving the protein MKATIAAIALAILADGAVARERVDTAPQAPAPRTNGRSFTLNQVQNKDFQGHDGPMSFLRAHFKYAKKLPDYLSKLVEIDPNFRIKFGLGSQADGQIGTVLADPTPLVDTQYAIEIGIGTPPQHIRLNLDTGSSDFWVFSTDTNPSMVDRQVLYDADKSMTSHFLAGESWKIKYGDNASASGYVYTDRVQIGETFVDTQAVQVAVNLTKDLSSDNFVSGILGMANSAANTVRPTPQRTYIHNIKDNLAEPLFTANLQRQAPGSYNFGYIDDSQYKGSITYTPVEPSFPLWMVSTTGYRIAKTSHNEQIKSIVDTGTSLLLLPETVVSSYYAKVKGSSVHPQLGMRLVPCNADLPDFYLTIGSYRGRVPGSYMNYGRISGNSCFGGMQSSGDLPFSVLGDVFLKAQFVVFDYGNARVGFANKQLYE; this is encoded by the exons ATGAAGGCAACAATTGCGGCTATTGCTTTGGCTATTCTGGCAGACGGGGCTGTCGCTCGTGAAAGGGTTGACACGGCGCCACAAGCACCAGCTCCAAGGACCAACGGCAGGTCGTTCACACTGAATCAAGTTCAGAACAAGGACTTCCAAGGTCACGATGGACCTATGTCCTTCTTGCGCGCTCATTTCAAGTATGCCAAGAAACTGCCAGACTATCTGTCCAAGTTGGTAGAAATCGATCCAAACTTTCGCATCAAGTTTGGTCTGGGTTCCCAAG CAGATGGGCAAATAGGAACTGTTCTAGCAGACCCTACGCCGCTTGTAGACACACAATATGCCATCGAAATCGGCATCGGTACACCGCCGCAGCATATTCGGTTGAACCTGGACACCGGGTCTTCTGACTT TTGGGTATTTTCAACCGATACAAACCCAAGCATGGTGGACCGTCAAGTGCTTTATGACGCCGACAAGTCAATGACAAGCCATTTCTTAGCCGGGGAATCGTGGAAAATCAAGTACGGCGATAATGCCTCGGCCAGTGGCTATGTCTACACCGATCGAGTGCAGATTGGGGAAACATTTGTCGATACCCAGGCTGTTCAAGTTGCCGTGAATCTGACAAAGGATCTCTCAAGCGACAACTTTGTGTCTGGAATCTTGGGAATGGCCAATAGCGCTGCCAATACCGTCCGCCCTACGCCCCAGCGAACCTACATCCACAACATCAAAGACAACCTAGCTGAGCCGCTATTCACAGCAAACTTGCAGCGTCAGGCTCCCGGCAGTTACAACTTTGGATATATTGACGACTCTCAATATAAGGGGAGCATTACGTACACGCCAGTCGAGCCTTCGTTTCCCCTCTGGATGGTCTCCACCACGGGATACAGAATTGCCAAGACTTCTCACAATGAACAAATCAAATCCATTGTCGACACTGGCACTTCGCTGTTGCTGCTCCCTGAGACTGTTGTTTCCAGTTACTACGCAAAGGTTAAAGGGTCTAGCGTCCATCCTCAGCTGGGCATGAGGCTCGTCCCCTGCAATGCCGACTTGCCCGACTTCTATCTCACCATCGGCTCATATCGGGGTCGAGTACCTGGCAGTTATATGAACTACGGGCGGATCAGCGGCAACAGCTGCTTTGGAGGCATGCAATCATCAGGTGATTTGCCGTTTTCGGTCCTAGGAGatgttttcctcaaggctcAGTTTGTGGTGTTTGACTATGGGAACGCACGTGTTGGTTTTGCAAACAAGCAGCTGTATGAATAA
- the RIO1 gene encoding Serine/threonine-protein kinase RIO1: MPEAITSTASPAAPHEPPFTYTANNGYVETSQEVPPEVRMPRGAPHPEEYNEDDDNDFDDIFEDDDLDEEEWGGDARDLTKNYNRQRQLQDNTNGAAAAPRSNQQKPTANTFASVDDQVSALSKYAAKIRLDTVKQSDEKDKDKADRATSDQVLDQRTRMILLQMINRGFVSEVHGAISTGKEANVYGAMLVDDKSGDAVHRAIKVYKTAILVFKDRERYITGEHRFKGGFDKGNNRKMVKLWAEKEYRNLRRIHTAGIPCPEPITLKLHVLVMGFLGDKKGWAYPRLRDATLTGDDVDQQWRSLYIQLLGVMRKMYQVCRLVHADLSEYNILYHNGLLYIIDVSQSVEPDHPRSLEFLRMDIKNVGDFFRRKGVDTLSDRAIFNFITVSTGPVEEPGLGETIDKLYETRESAANEDEAAALEIDNEVFRNQYIPQTLEQVYDIEKDAQMLSKGEGGDLVYKNLLADQVVQPKQDEGGEGSEGSDDESGSDVSPSDSETDDEALFDKGRPRGRKFEDKDEKKQHKQAVKEAKREKRKEKMPKHLKKKIVSSTSRRKK; encoded by the exons ATGCCAGAGGCAATCACTTCAACAGCCTCGCCGGCTGCCCCGCACGAGCCGCCATTCACATACACCGCTAATAATGGCTACGTCGAGACATCCCAAGAAGTGCCTCCCGAAGTGCGCATGCCGCGCGGTGCCCCTCATCCAGAAGAATAcaacgaagacgacgacaatgactttgacgacatctttgaagacgacgatcTAGACGAGGAAGAATGGGGCGGGGACGCAAGAGACCTCACAAAGAACTATAATCGCCAGCGTCAGCTGCAGGATAATACCAACGGAGCGGCTGCTGCCCCGCGATCGAACCAACAAAAGCCCACAGCAAACACGTTTGCCAGTGTGGACGACCAGGTCTCCGCGCTGTCAAAATATGCTGCCAAGATCCGTCTAGATACCGTCAAGCAGAGCgatgagaaggacaaggacaaggccgaTCGTGCCACCAGTGATCAGGTGCTTGATCAACGGACTCGCATGATTTTGCTGCAAATGATTAACCGCGGCTTTGTCAGCGAGGTCCACGGTGCAATCAGCACTGGCAAGGAAGCCAATGTCTACGGAGCgatgctcgtcgacgacaagTCGGGCGATGCGGTCCACAGGGCCATCAAAGTATACAAGACGGCCATTCTAGTTTTCAAGGACCGAGAGAGGTATATTACTGGAGAACATAGATTCAAGGGTGGTTTTGACAAGGGAAACAACCGCAAGATGGTTAAGCTCTGGGCAGAAAAGGAGTATCGAAACTTGAGGAGAATCCACACCGCTGGCATCCCTTGCCCGGAACCCATCACACTGAAGCTGCATGTTCTTGTCATGGGCTTCTTAGGTGACAAGAAGGGTTGGGCGTACCCACGACTCCGGGATGCCACTCTCACTGGAGACGATGTCGACCAGCAGTGGAGAAGCCTATACATCCAACTTCTCGGTGTAATGCGCAAAATGTACCAAGTGTGTCGGCTCGTCCACGCCGATCTTAGCGAGTACAACATCCTGTACCACAATGGTCTTCTCTACATCATTGACGTATCCCAGAGTGTGGAGCCCGATCACCCCCGGTCTCTGGAGTTTCTGCGAATGGATATTAAAAACGTCGGTGACTTCTTCAGACGCAAGGGTGTAGATACACTCTCTGACAGAGCCATCTTCAACTTCATCACCGTCAGTACCGGACCTGTCGAGGAACCTGGTCTGGGTGAAACGATAGACAAGCTGTACGAGACGCGCGAATCCGCAGCAAACGAAGATGAGGCAGCCGCATTGGAAATCGACAATGAAGTTTTCCGTAACCAGTACATTCCGCAGACTCTAGAGCAGGTGTACGACATTGAGAAGGATGCGCAGATGCTCAGCAAGGGAGAGGGTGGTGACCTGGTCTACAAGAATCTTCTGGCAGACCAAGTGGTTCAGCCAAAGCAAGACGAGGGGGGAGAGGGCTCAGAGGGCTCAGATGATGAGTCCGGCTCCGACGTCTCCCCATCCGACAGTGAAACCGACGATGAGGCTCTCTTCGACAAAGGTCGTCCTCGCGGTCGCAAGTTCGAGGacaaggatgaaaagaag CAACATAAGCAAGCTGTCAAGGAGGCTAAGCGTGAAAAGAGGAAGGAAAAGATGCCCAAGCAtctaaagaagaaaattgtGTCGAGTACTTCCCGACGCAAGAAGTAA
- the lgrD gene encoding Linear gramicidin synthase subunit D, with protein sequence MSIIDTTRDLAALFEQQAQATPQAIALEDEKRTLTYAELDSETWALADRLRQYGVGRDCLVGVLMNRSADNVVASLAALRAGGAYLVLELAYPAALLRDVIDDAMPTVIVTQKAHASNLNVDIPVIIIDQPDMTVGANEPILVEPKPPLPAEDDLDRLAFVSYSSGTTGKPKGIANPHRASVCSYNLRFGLSDLKPGDRVACNVFFTWEMLRPLLRGATTVAVPDSVSYDPEGLVEFLAARKITDTLMTPTLLATVLTRHSSLADTLPHLKSLWLNGEVVTTDLCRRAFTALPAVRLLNVYSASETHEVAAGDIKSFIDYEARVCPVGPPMDPSTIYILDDAGNRVDIGTSGELYVGGDMLARGYLNLPETTAKAFQIDPFSTGLDARMYRTGDMARMLPSGLLEITGRVGGMIKTRGYTVQPGAVETTIVKHLAVRACAVVARGDGLDKQLVAYVVPDKGEIRNRTVLVVDESGYSPVARRALSDHLAHYMIPTLWVELETLPTNGVSGKTDLKALPPPPSPKTPNINAKKEHDTRIKMDTIIKMWALSLNIPATAISQSHTFFDLGGHSLTLADLAGRLTRTFGFPIPLAPLAGTPTLEGHMEAVQAARDGHTAAVQADLPAVLLADSALPDDIKSNGKPMCRLGDAETILLTGATGYLGAFLLKSLLESTSAQILCLIRFTDPNIDCRPAGIARIRKNLIDQGIWNDAMLERMEVVPGNLARNRLGLSPEAFQDLASRVDVIVHAAATVNLVYPYAALRNANVGGTREVLRLASRGGATVHHVSTNGVLPPSKTAWTEEAMLDIDDVPTKLPDGYGQTKWVAEMLVYEAGRRGMHVKVYRPGTISGHSLTGATNTYDLLNALIVESLHLGYAPKVDGWLAEMTPVDFVSQAIVTLANHPCTKQKLYHLGDPDPVTAENVFQDLEALGYPTKRLPWDDWVALWKEKRGSGRGGDDPFTVDILRGGMPTVDTLELVTILSDGATQPALDLYGVSRPKIDRNLWETYARHFFARGWLPRPPLRLKLNGVHPHPKKGRLSGCVAVITGASSGIGAAVAAKLAGEGAHIALAARRIDELEKVKTKLSTCSGKILVHKTDVTSKAQVESLMKTATEKLGPIDILVSCAGVMYFTMMANCQTEEWERTVDINCKGLLHCLSSTVPGFLERKRGHIVAISSDAGRKVFPGLGVYSASKFFVEATLQSLRLETVGSGLRVTAIQPGNVDTGLLNISTDAEALKKYGEPTGAKVLDAEDVAGAILYAVTQPEHVAVNEVLIEPRDEPI encoded by the coding sequence ATGTCCATCATCGACACCACTAGGGACCTGGCAGCGCTCTTTGAGCAGCAAGCCCAGGCCACTCCCCAAGCGATCGCACTCGAAGATGAAAAGCGGACTCTCACATACGCAGAACTCGATAGCGAAACATGGGCGCTGGCGGACCGCCTCCGCCAATATGGCGTCGGCCGAGATTGCTTAGTTGGCGTGCTCATGAATCGCAGCGCTGACAACGTCGTTGCCTCTCTGGCAGCGCTTCGTGCTGGTGGCGCATATCTAGTTCTTGAATTGGCGTATCCTGCTGCCTTGTTGCGCGATGTCATTGACGACGCTATGCCAACCGTCATTGTGACGCAAAAGGCCCATGCCAGCAATCTTAATGTCGACATCCCCGTCATTATCATTGACCAGCCAGATATGACAGTTGGCGCAAACGAGCCCATCTTAGTGGAGCCTAAGCCCCCATTGCCGGCAGAAGATGATCTTGACCGGCTCGCATTTGTATCATACTCGTCAGGTACGACTGGCAAGCCCAAGGGCATTGCGAATCCGCACAGAGCCTCTGTCTGCTCATACAATCTGAGATTTGGTCTTAGCGATTTGAAACCTGGTGACAGAGTGGCCTGCAATGTCTTCTTCACCTGGGAAATGCTTCGGCCGCTCCTCCGCGGAGCGACCACAGTCGCTGTCCCAGATAGTGTGAGCTACGATCCAGAGGGTCTGGTAGAATTCCTCGCAGCTCGAAAAATCACCGACACATTGATGACCCCGACCCTCCTTGCCACAGTTTTAACGCGCCATTCATCCCTCGCCGATACCCTTCCTCATCTGAAATCACTCTGGCTTAATGGTGAGGTTGTGACGACGGACCTCTGTCGTCGGGCTTTCACTGCGCTTCCCGCTGTTCGACTTCTTAACGTGTACAGCGCCAGCGAGACACACGAGGTTGCGGCGGGTGATATAAAATCCTTTATTGACTACGAGGCAAGAGTATGCCCTGTCGGTCCGCCAATGGATCCCTCGACCATATAcatcctcgacgacgccggcaacAGGGTCGATATAGGTACAAGTGGTGAATTGTATGTTGGTGGCGACATGCTAGCCAGAGGGTACCTCAACCTTCCGGAGACTACAGCCAAAGCCTTCCAAATTGATCCATTCTCGACCGGTCTAGATGCCAGAATGTATCGAACCGGAGATATGGCCAGGATGCTCCCTTCTGGCCTCCTCGAAATTACCGGTAGAGTAGGTGGAATGATCAAGACTCGAGGATACACCGTCCAGCCTGGAGCCGTTGAGACAACAATTGTAAAGCACTTGGCGGTTCGAGCTTGCGCCGTGGTTGCTCGTGGCGATGGCCTAGACAAGCAATTGGTGGCTTATGTTGTCCCCGACAAGGGCGAGATTCGCAATCGAACCGTTTTGGTGGTGGATGAGTCCGGTTACAGTCCTGTCGCTCGTCGAGCACTTTCTGACCATCTTGCTCACTACATGATTCCCACTCTGTGGGTTGAACTTGAGACGCTACCCACGAATGGCGTCTCAGGAAAGACGGATCTCAAAGCCCTGCCTCCTCCACCGTCGCCAAAGACCCCAAATATCAATGCTAAAAAGGAGCATGATACGAGAATCAAAATGGACACCATCATCAAAATGTGGGCGTTATCTCTCAACATTCCTGCAACTGCCATTTCCCAGAGCCATACATTTTTTGACTTGGGTGGCCACTCTTTAACTTTGGCTGACTTGGCTGGCCGTTTGACGAGAACATTTGGTTTCCCAATTCCTCTTGCACCCCTCGCCGGTACGCCAACCCTAGAGGGTCATATGGAAGCGGTACAAGCTGCGCGAGATGGCCATACAGCTGCCGTACAAGCCGACCTTCCCGCCGTGCTACTGGCCGACTCGGCTCTGCCCGATGACATCAAATCCAATGGCAAGCCTATGTGCCGTCTTGGTGATGCGGAGACTATACTTCTTACTGGTGCGACGGGGTATTTGGGCGCCTTCCTTCTGAAGTCTCTTCTGGAAAGCACCTCAGCTCAAATCCTTTGCCTCATTCGCTTCACAGACCCAAACATCGACTGTCGTCCAGCTGGTATTGCACGTATTCGAAAGAATTTGATTGATCAGGGAATATGGAATGACGCTATGCTTGAGAGAATGGAAGTTGTACCCGGTAATTTGGCTCGTAACCGCCTTGGTCTTTCCCCGGAAGCTTTCCAGGACCTTGCTTCACGCGTTGATGTTATTGTCCACGCGGCTGCCACTGTCAATTTGGTTTACCCCTACGCCGCCCTGCGAAATGCCAATGTTGGAGGGACTCGCGAGGTTTTGCGGCTTGCCTCTCGTGGTGGCGCCACTGTCCACCACGTATCGACCAACGGTGTCTTGCCGCCCTCGAAAACTGCCTGGACAGAGGAAGCCATGCTGGATATAGATGATGTACCGACAAAACTGCCTGATGGGTACGGTCAAACCAAATGGGTTGCTGAGATGTTGGTGTACGAGGCTGGCCGACGAGGCATGCATGTCAAAGTGTATCGACCTGGTACCATCAGTGGTCATAGCCTTACTGGCGCGACCAACACGTACGATCTTTTGAATGCGTTGATTGTTGAATCTTTGCATCTGGGATACGCCCCCAAGGTCGATGGTTGGCTGGCAGAGATGACACCCGTAGACTTTGTTAGTCAGGCCATTGTCACCCTGGCTAATCACCCTTGCACAAAGCAGAAGCTGTATCATTTGGGCGACCCAGATCCTGTGACTGCCGAAAATGTATTCCAGGATCTTGAGGCCCTCGGATATCCTACCAAACGACTTCCTTGGGACGACTGGGTAGCCTTATGGAAGGAGAAGCGTGGGTCCGGACGAGGTGGCGATGATCCCTTTACTGTTGACATTCTTCGTGGTGGTATGCCTACAGTCGACACACTCGAATTGGTCACTATACTGAGTGACGGGGCTACTCAGCCAGCTTTGGATTTGTATGGTGTTTCACGACCCAAGATCGACAGAAATTTGTGGGAAACATACGCGCGACACTTCTTTGCCCGTGGCTGGCTCCCACGCCCGCCACTGCGTCTAAAGTTAAATGGTGTGCACCCTCATCCCAAGAAGGGTCGCCTGTCAGGCTGCGTAGCCGTTATTACCGGAGCGTCCTCAGGTATTGGtgccgctgttgctgctAAGCTGGCTGGCGAGGGCGCTCACATTGCTCTCGCAGCTCGCCGAATCGATGAGCTCGAAAAGGTCAAGACGAAATTATCCACCTGCAGTGGCAAGATTTTGGTCCATAAGACGGATGTTACCAGCAAGGCACAAGTCGAGTCTCTCATGAAGACCGCTACAGAGAAGCTTGGGCCCATCGACATTCTGGTCAGCTGCGCTGGTGTCATGTATTTCACCATGATGGCCAACTGTCAGACGGAGGAATGGGAACGCACCGTCGACATTAACTGCAAGGGGCTGCTGCACTGCCTTTCGTCAACAGTCCCCGGTTTCCTGGAGCGAAAGCGTGGCCACATTGTTGCCATCTCATCGGATGCCGGCCGCAAGGTCTTCCCTGGCCTCGGTGTGTATTCTGCCAGTAAATTCTTTGTTGAGGCTACCCTGCAAAGTCTGCGGCTGGAGACTGTCGGCTCAGGTCTCCGTGTCACCGCTATTCAGCCAGGGAACGTTGATACTGGCTTGTTGAACATTTCCACAGATGCCGAGGCTCTGAAGAAGTATGGCGAGCCCACCGGGGCCAAGGTGCTGGATGCTGAGGACGTCGCGGGTGCTATTTTGTATGCTGTTACTCAACCGGAGCATGTCGCCGTGAACGAGGTTCTTATTGAGCCCAGAGACGAGCCAATCTAA